The Bacillus sp. B-jedd sequence ACAGTCAAGGAATATCGCGGCAAAGGAGTTGGCAGCAAATTGATTTCCGCGGTGAATGACTGGATGAAGGAGAATCAATACGAATTCATCATTGTCTGGCCGAGTGAGGACGGGGTCCGTTTTTATGAGCGAAATGGATACACCCGCTGCACCGAGCCGATGGAGTACTTTGGGCCCTGAACGGCTCTTTTTCTTTTGCAAAAAAACTTTCAAAACTTTTTTGCCGGCCGGATGTCTAATGTACAGAAAGGGGGCGGACAGGTGGGCAACTGGGAAGAGGCGGCGAAAGCGGCCATCAAGGGGGATGACGAAGCTTTCCTTGAATTAATGAAGGCTTACAAGATTGATTTATATAAAACAGCCCTCGCGTTTTTGCGGAATGAAGGGGAGGCGCTTGAGGCGGTACAGGAAGTGACATTCCGCGCCTATAAAGGGATTCGTTCCGTCAGGGAGCCTTCATATGTCAAAACGTGGCTCATCCGGATCATGATCAATTACTGTAACGATGTCTTGAAAAAGCGGAAAAGGGTTGTATTTAATGAGGCGGCTATTCATTCGGAAGGCCGGCTTGAAAACCATGACGGGCTGGAAATAAGGGATGCGATGCAGCGGCTCGATGCCCGGTCGCAGGAAATATTGGCAATGAAATACTTTCAGGACCTCAAAATCAGTGAAATTGC is a genomic window containing:
- a CDS encoding sigma-70 family RNA polymerase sigma factor; translated protein: MGNWEEAAKAAIKGDDEAFLELMKAYKIDLYKTALAFLRNEGEALEAVQEVTFRAYKGIRSVREPSYVKTWLIRIMINYCNDVLKKRKRVVFNEAAIHSEGRLENHDGLEIRDAMQRLDARSQEILAMKYFQDLKISEIAIALDHPEGTIKTWLNRALKALREKLEENGGGYSA